Proteins encoded in a region of the Streptomyces sp. NBC_01298 genome:
- a CDS encoding chromosome segregation SMC family protein translates to MHLKSLTLRGFKSFASATTLRFEPGITCVVGPNGSGKSNVVDALSWVMGEQGAKSLRGGKMEDVIFAGTTGRPPLGRAEVSLTIDNSDGALPIEYAEVTITRIMFRGGSSEYQINGDTCRLLDIQELLSDSGIGREMHVIVGQGQLDSVLHADPMGRRAFIEEAAGVLKHRKRKEKALRKLDAMQANLARVQDLGNELQRQLKPLGRQAAVARRAAVIQADLRDARLRLLADDLVTLKGALDAEIADEAALKERKEAAEAQLAAAVRRESELEEAVRELAPRLQRAQQTWYELSQLAERVRGTVSLADARVTSASAPAEEDRRGRDPEEMEKEAARIREQEAELTAAQEAAARALEDTVAHRAELERALADEERRLRDVARAIADRREALARLTGRLGAARSRAGAAQAEIDRLVLARDAARARAEEAREEYEALAQEVGEESPGAAEGAAGSGPGEYEEARAELAAAEAALGETRDALAAAERSRAAVSARRDALAMGLRRKDGTAELLAARLEGLLGPAARRLSVTPGYEVAVAAALGAAADAVAVTSTAAAAGAIRYLREGEAGRAAFLIAPVASGGSVVGGGVPGQAPAPDSGSAPGPIPDQAPHASSAQDQDSVQTVAATRGSEPGTGVGSAGGVGPGVAFPHPAPSRNRGSAPDPAPQTPAGLNSPDPASQAPAGLTVSGSGPQVQVDGVVGAAGLVRGDAEVVRAVAWVLRDFVVVGGLDEAEALVAARPELVAVTAEGDVLGAHLAHGGSAGVPSLIEVQAAVDEAAAELARLDGRCLVLAGEKTDADARRVAAGARVEELGELRRAAERARAGVAQQLGRLAGQAKGALGEADRAAAAAAAAQDALEQALADVEECAERLAVAEEMPAEEEPDTSRKDRLSADGANARQTEMEARLQLRTHEERVKGLAGRADSLDRGARAEREARARAERRRERLRYEARVAGAVADGARQLLAHIEVSLTRAVGERTSAEYAKGVRERELDEARGLGRGLKGELDKLTDSVHRGEVLGAEKRMRIEQVESRALEEFGMAAPGLVAEYGPDQPVPPSPSADGEDPDADSGPEPFVRARQEKRLKAAERAYQQLGKVNPLALEEFAALEERHKFLSEQLEDLRKTRADLLQVVKEVDERVEQVFTEAYRDTARQFEGVFSRLFPGGEGRLILTDPDNMLTTGVDVEARPPGKKVKRLSLLSGGERSLTAVALLVSIFKARPSPFYVMDEVEAALDDTNLQRLIRIMEELQESSQLIVITHQKRTMEVADALYGVSMQGDGVSKVISQRLR, encoded by the coding sequence GTGCACCTCAAGTCCCTGACCCTGCGCGGCTTCAAATCCTTTGCTTCCGCGACCACCCTGCGCTTCGAGCCGGGCATCACCTGCGTCGTGGGCCCCAACGGCTCCGGCAAGTCCAATGTGGTGGACGCGCTCTCCTGGGTCATGGGCGAACAAGGGGCCAAGTCCCTGCGCGGCGGGAAGATGGAAGACGTCATCTTCGCCGGCACGACCGGTCGCCCCCCGCTCGGCCGCGCCGAGGTCTCGCTCACCATCGACAACTCCGACGGCGCGCTGCCCATCGAGTACGCCGAGGTCACCATCACGCGGATCATGTTCCGCGGCGGCAGCAGCGAGTACCAGATCAACGGCGACACCTGCCGCCTCCTCGACATCCAGGAACTGCTCTCCGACTCCGGCATCGGCCGCGAGATGCACGTCATCGTCGGACAGGGCCAGCTGGACTCCGTCCTGCACGCCGATCCGATGGGCCGCCGCGCCTTCATCGAGGAGGCGGCCGGGGTGCTCAAGCACCGCAAGCGCAAGGAGAAGGCGCTGCGGAAGCTGGACGCGATGCAGGCCAACCTCGCGCGCGTGCAGGACCTGGGCAACGAACTGCAGCGGCAGCTGAAGCCCCTGGGCCGGCAGGCGGCGGTGGCCCGGCGGGCGGCCGTGATCCAGGCGGACCTGCGGGACGCGCGGCTGCGGCTGCTCGCCGACGACCTCGTCACGCTCAAGGGCGCGCTCGACGCGGAGATCGCGGACGAGGCGGCCCTGAAGGAGCGCAAGGAGGCCGCCGAGGCGCAGCTCGCGGCGGCGGTGCGGCGGGAATCCGAACTGGAGGAGGCCGTACGGGAACTCGCGCCCCGGCTCCAGCGGGCGCAGCAGACCTGGTACGAACTGTCCCAGCTCGCCGAGCGCGTGCGCGGGACGGTGTCGCTGGCGGACGCCCGGGTCACCTCGGCGTCGGCGCCGGCGGAGGAGGACCGGCGCGGCCGGGATCCGGAGGAGATGGAGAAGGAGGCCGCGCGGATCCGCGAGCAGGAGGCGGAACTGACGGCCGCACAGGAGGCGGCCGCGCGGGCCCTGGAGGACACCGTCGCCCACCGGGCCGAGCTGGAGCGCGCGCTGGCCGACGAGGAACGGCGGCTACGGGACGTGGCGCGGGCCATCGCCGACCGGCGCGAGGCACTGGCGCGGCTGACGGGCCGGCTCGGCGCGGCCCGCTCCCGCGCGGGCGCCGCCCAGGCGGAGATCGACCGGCTGGTGCTGGCGCGGGACGCGGCGCGGGCACGGGCGGAGGAGGCGCGCGAGGAGTACGAGGCGCTGGCGCAGGAGGTCGGGGAGGAATCCCCGGGGGCGGCCGAGGGGGCCGCCGGCTCCGGGCCGGGGGAGTACGAGGAGGCGCGGGCCGAGCTGGCGGCGGCGGAGGCCGCACTGGGGGAGACCCGGGACGCGTTGGCCGCGGCGGAGCGGTCGCGGGCGGCGGTGTCGGCGCGGCGGGACGCCCTGGCGATGGGGCTGCGCCGCAAGGACGGCACGGCCGAGCTGCTCGCGGCGCGGCTGGAGGGGCTGCTCGGGCCGGCGGCCCGGCGGTTGTCCGTGACCCCGGGGTACGAGGTCGCGGTGGCGGCGGCGCTGGGTGCGGCGGCGGACGCGGTGGCCGTCACGTCGACGGCGGCGGCGGCCGGGGCGATCCGGTACTTGCGGGAGGGGGAGGCGGGGAGGGCGGCGTTCCTCATCGCGCCCGTCGCCTCCGGCGGTTCGGTGGTCGGGGGCGGAGTTCCGGGTCAGGCCCCGGCGCCGGATTCGGGGTCGGCCCCGGGCCCGATCCCGGATCAGGCCCCCCACGCGAGCTCGGCTCAGGACCAGGACTCGGTCCAGACCGTCGCGGCGACCCGGGGGTCGGAACCGGGAACCGGTGTCGGGTCGGCCGGCGGGGTCGGGCCGGGGGTTGCTTTCCCCCACCCCGCCCCTTCCCGAAACCGGGGCTCCGCCCCGGACCCCGCGCCTCAAACGCCGGCGGGGCTGAATTCCCCTGACCCCGCGTCTCAAGCGCCCGCCGGGCTGACCGTGTCGGGCTCCGGGCCTCAGGTGCAGGTTGACGGGGTGGTCGGTGCCGCGGGGCTCGTGCGGGGGGACGCCGAGGTCGTGCGGGCCGTGGCCTGGGTGTTGCGGGACTTCGTTGTCGTCGGGGGGCTCGACGAGGCCGAGGCGCTCGTTGCCGCGCGGCCGGAGCTGGTGGCCGTGACCGCCGAGGGGGACGTGCTCGGAGCGCACCTCGCGCACGGTGGCTCCGCCGGGGTGCCCAGCCTGATCGAGGTGCAGGCCGCCGTCGACGAGGCCGCGGCGGAGCTGGCCCGGCTGGACGGCCGGTGTCTGGTGCTGGCGGGGGAGAAGACGGACGCGGACGCGCGCCGGGTGGCGGCCGGGGCCCGGGTCGAGGAGCTCGGGGAGCTCCGGCGGGCCGCCGAGCGGGCGCGGGCCGGGGTCGCGCAGCAGCTCGGACGGCTCGCCGGGCAGGCGAAGGGGGCACTGGGCGAAGCCGACCGCGCCGCCGCGGCCGCCGCCGCGGCGCAGGACGCGCTGGAGCAGGCGCTGGCCGACGTGGAGGAGTGCGCGGAACGGCTCGCGGTCGCCGAGGAGATGCCTGCGGAGGAGGAGCCGGACACCTCCAGGAAGGACCGGCTCTCGGCCGACGGGGCGAACGCGCGGCAGACCGAGATGGAGGCCCGGCTCCAGCTCAGGACCCACGAGGAGCGGGTGAAGGGGCTCGCGGGCCGGGCCGATTCCCTCGACCGCGGGGCCAGGGCCGAGCGCGAGGCCCGGGCCAGGGCCGAGCGCCGCCGGGAACGGCTGCGGTACGAGGCGCGGGTGGCCGGGGCCGTCGCCGACGGAGCCCGCCAGCTGCTGGCGCACATCGAGGTGTCGCTGACCCGCGCCGTGGGGGAGCGCACGTCCGCCGAGTACGCGAAGGGCGTCCGCGAGCGCGAGCTCGACGAGGCCCGGGGGCTGGGCCGCGGCCTCAAGGGCGAGCTCGACAAGCTCACGGACTCGGTGCACCGGGGCGAGGTGCTCGGCGCCGAGAAGCGCATGCGGATCGAGCAGGTGGAGAGCCGTGCGCTGGAGGAGTTCGGGATGGCGGCGCCGGGGCTCGTGGCCGAGTACGGGCCCGACCAGCCGGTACCGCCGAGCCCGTCCGCGGACGGGGAGGATCCGGACGCGGACTCCGGTCCGGAGCCCTTCGTGCGCGCCCGGCAGGAGAAGCGGCTGAAGGCGGCCGAGCGGGCCTACCAGCAGCTCGGCAAGGTCAACCCGCTGGCGCTGGAGGAGTTCGCGGCGCTGGAGGAGCGGCACAAGTTCCTCAGCGAGCAGCTGGAGGACCTGCGCAAGACCAGGGCCGACCTCCTCCAGGTCGTGAAGGAGGTGGACGAGCGGGTCGAACAGGTCTTCACGGAGGCCTACCGGGACACGGCCCGCCAGTTCGAGGGGGTGTTCTCGCGGCTGTTCCCCGGCGGCGAGGGCCGGCTGATCCTGACGGATCCGGACAACATGCTCACCACGGGCGTCGACGTGGAGGCCCGGCCTCCGGGCAAGAAGGTCAAGCGGCTGTCGCTGCTCTCGGGCGGCGAGCGCTCGCTGACCGCCGTGGCCCTGCTGGTCTCCATCTTCAAGGCGCGGCCCAGCCCGTTCTACGTGATGGACGAGGTCGAGGCCGCGCTCGACGACACCAACCTGCAGCGGCTGATCCGGATCATGGAGGAGCTGCAGGAGAGCTCGCAGCTGATCGTGATCACGCACCAGAAGCGGACCATGGAGGTCGCCGACGCGCTCTACGGGGTCTCGATGCAGGGCGACGGGGTGTCGAAGGTGATCAGCCAGCGCCTGCGGTGA
- a CDS encoding acylphosphatase — translation MNEDVRMTAWVRGRVQGVGFRWFTRANAMEIGGLIGFALNLDDGRVQVVAEGQRENCHRLLEWLHSADTPGNVDGVTEIWSTPRGGYDGFAIR, via the coding sequence ATGAACGAAGATGTGCGCATGACCGCCTGGGTGCGCGGCCGTGTACAGGGAGTGGGCTTCCGCTGGTTCACCAGGGCGAACGCCATGGAGATCGGCGGACTGATCGGCTTCGCGCTCAACCTGGACGACGGTCGAGTACAGGTGGTGGCCGAAGGTCAACGTGAGAATTGCCACCGGCTCCTGGAGTGGCTGCACAGCGCCGACACGCCCGGGAACGTGGACGGGGTGACAGAGATCTGGAGCACACCGCGCGGCGGTTACGACGGGTTCGCGATCCGGTGA
- a CDS encoding CAP domain-containing protein: MGRHRLHAAPRPGGKRRAALRGGLLGASVAVALGTAAVTTGFVPVGSAFPYVGVTTAGSDAKTTDAKAKTPVSPSTQSALEQQGGLANLSGRAPSGAATPSASPTPSASPSPSASPSPSPSPSTKAAKTPEASPTPTPVKPKPKPSAPAAPPTSAGHSAEESAVLALVNQERAQAGCVPVRANPPLAALAGAFSKDMAVRGFFDHTDPDGNTPWDRATKAGISGMGGENIARGQGDATAVMKAWMNSPGHKANILNCEFRTLGVGVYNAAGGPWWTQDFGF, translated from the coding sequence ATGGGACGCCACCGACTCCACGCCGCGCCGCGCCCCGGCGGCAAGCGCCGCGCCGCCCTGCGGGGCGGTCTCCTCGGCGCATCCGTGGCCGTGGCCCTCGGCACGGCGGCCGTCACCACGGGCTTCGTCCCGGTCGGCTCCGCCTTCCCCTACGTAGGGGTCACGACCGCGGGCTCCGACGCGAAGACCACGGACGCCAAGGCCAAGACTCCGGTCTCGCCGAGCACCCAGAGCGCGCTGGAGCAGCAGGGCGGCCTCGCCAACCTCTCCGGCCGGGCCCCCTCGGGAGCTGCCACCCCTTCCGCCTCCCCCACACCCTCCGCCTCACCTTCCCCGTCGGCCTCCCCTTCCCCTTCTCCTTCCCCCTCCACCAAGGCGGCGAAGACCCCGGAGGCGAGCCCCACCCCGACCCCGGTGAAGCCGAAGCCGAAGCCCTCCGCCCCCGCGGCCCCGCCCACCTCGGCCGGCCACTCCGCCGAGGAGAGCGCCGTACTCGCCCTGGTGAACCAGGAGCGCGCACAGGCCGGCTGTGTTCCCGTCCGGGCGAACCCGCCGCTGGCGGCGCTGGCCGGGGCCTTCAGCAAGGACATGGCCGTCCGGGGCTTCTTCGACCACACCGACCCCGACGGCAACACCCCGTGGGACCGCGCCACCAAGGCCGGCATATCGGGGATGGGCGGCGAGAACATCGCCCGCGGCCAGGGTGACGCGACGGCCGTGATGAAGGCCTGGATGAACAGCCCGGGCCACAAGGCCAACATCCTCAACTGCGAGTTCCGCACCCTGGGCGTCGGCGTGTACAACGCCGCCGGCGGCCCCTGGTGGACCCAGGACTTCGGCTTCTAG
- a CDS encoding flavodoxin family protein, whose amino-acid sequence MSATTYTPVVSIAYHSGYGHTAVIAEAVKAGAVEAGATVHLIKVDEIDDARWELLTASDAIVFGAPTYMGTASGAFHVFAEATSKIWFAAGWQDKVAAGFTNSGSKSGDKGNTLDYFQTLASQHGMSWVNLGLKPGWNSSTGSENDINRLGFFDGAAAQSNGDQGPEFVHKADIATAEHLGARVTEQARVLLAGRAALASV is encoded by the coding sequence TTGTCCGCAACCACTTACACCCCCGTCGTCTCGATCGCCTACCACTCCGGCTACGGCCACACCGCTGTGATCGCCGAGGCCGTCAAGGCCGGCGCCGTCGAGGCTGGTGCGACCGTGCACCTGATCAAGGTCGACGAGATCGACGACGCGCGGTGGGAGCTGCTGACCGCGTCCGACGCGATCGTTTTCGGTGCCCCGACCTACATGGGCACCGCCTCCGGCGCCTTCCACGTCTTCGCCGAGGCCACCTCGAAGATCTGGTTCGCGGCCGGCTGGCAGGACAAGGTCGCCGCGGGCTTCACCAACTCCGGCTCCAAGTCCGGAGACAAGGGCAACACCCTCGACTACTTCCAGACCCTCGCCTCGCAGCACGGCATGAGCTGGGTCAACCTGGGCCTGAAGCCGGGCTGGAACTCCAGCACCGGTTCCGAGAACGACATCAACCGCCTCGGCTTCTTCGACGGCGCCGCCGCCCAGTCCAACGGTGACCAGGGCCCCGAGTTCGTCCACAAGGCCGACATCGCCACCGCCGAGCACCTCGGCGCCCGCGTCACCGAGCAGGCCCGTGTCCTGCTCGCGGGCCGCGCCGCGCTGGCTTCCGTCTGA
- a CDS encoding winged helix-turn-helix transcriptional regulator, with protein sequence MQTPGCGETEGDGVPEQASEAFDVFARTCPSRETLEHVTGRWGSLTVGALSKGPCRFNELRRRVDGISEKMLSQTLHALERDGIVNREAQPTNPPRVDYELTPFGVSVAERVDALIGLLEGSMPAVLSSRSAYDATRETRWQRGQK encoded by the coding sequence ATGCAGACTCCAGGGTGTGGCGAAACAGAGGGTGACGGCGTGCCCGAACAGGCCTCCGAAGCCTTCGATGTGTTCGCTCGCACGTGCCCGTCCCGCGAGACGCTGGAACACGTCACGGGTCGCTGGGGCAGCCTCACGGTCGGCGCCCTGTCCAAGGGGCCGTGCCGGTTCAACGAGCTGCGCCGCCGGGTGGACGGCATAAGCGAGAAGATGCTCTCCCAGACCCTGCACGCGCTGGAGCGCGACGGCATCGTCAACCGGGAGGCCCAACCGACCAACCCGCCCCGGGTCGACTACGAGCTGACCCCGTTCGGCGTATCGGTCGCGGAGCGCGTGGACGCGCTCATCGGGCTGCTGGAGGGCAGCATGCCCGCGGTGCTCTCTTCCAGGTCCGCCTACGACGCCACGCGCGAGACCCGCTGGCAGCGCGGGCAGAAGTAG
- the mutM gene encoding bifunctional DNA-formamidopyrimidine glycosylase/DNA-(apurinic or apyrimidinic site) lyase, producing MPELPEVEVVRRGLERWVAGRTVTAVEVLHPRAVRRHEGGGADFAARLTGETFAVPRRRGKYLWLPLEEREHSVLGHLGMSGQLLVQPQGAPDEKHLRIRMRFDDDAGTELRFVDQRTFGGLSLHPCVPDSAEGLPDVIAHIARDPLDPLFDETAYHLALRAKRTTVKRALLDQSLISGVGNIYADESLWRAKLHYERPTAMLTRPRSTELLGHVRDVMNEALAVGGTSFDSLYVNVNGESGYFDRSLDAYGREDEPCRRCGTPIRRRPWMNRSSYFCPRCQRVSRVAS from the coding sequence GTGCCCGAGCTGCCCGAAGTCGAAGTGGTGCGGCGCGGGCTCGAGCGCTGGGTGGCCGGGCGGACCGTGACGGCCGTCGAGGTCCTGCACCCGCGCGCCGTACGCCGGCACGAGGGCGGCGGCGCCGATTTCGCGGCGCGGCTCACGGGGGAGACCTTCGCGGTACCGAGGCGGCGCGGCAAGTACCTGTGGCTGCCCCTCGAGGAGCGCGAGCACTCGGTGCTCGGGCACCTCGGGATGAGCGGGCAGCTCCTCGTGCAGCCGCAGGGCGCCCCCGACGAGAAGCACCTGCGCATCCGGATGCGGTTCGATGACGACGCCGGGACGGAGCTGCGCTTCGTCGACCAGCGGACCTTCGGCGGGCTGTCGCTGCACCCGTGCGTCCCCGACAGCGCGGAGGGACTCCCCGATGTCATCGCGCACATCGCGCGGGACCCCCTGGACCCTCTGTTCGACGAAACGGCCTATCACCTGGCCCTGCGCGCCAAGCGCACCACCGTGAAGCGGGCATTGCTGGACCAGTCGCTGATCAGCGGGGTCGGCAACATCTACGCGGACGAATCGCTCTGGCGCGCCAAGCTGCACTACGAGCGCCCCACGGCCATGCTCACCCGCCCCCGCAGCACGGAGCTCCTCGGCCACGTCCGCGACGTCATGAACGAGGCGCTCGCCGTCGGCGGCACCAGCTTCGACAGCCTCTACGTCAACGTCAACGGAGAGTCCGGCTACTTCGACCGCTCGCTCGACGCCTACGGCCGGGAGGACGAGCCCTGCCGGCGCTGCGGTACTCCGATCCGGCGCAGGCCCTGGATGAACCGGTCGAGCTACTTCTGCCCGCGCTGCCAGCGGGTCTCGCGCGTGGCGTCGTAG
- the rnc gene encoding ribonuclease III, which translates to MSELSNAEKQADSKNAASSHVLLEGRLGYRLESALLVRALTHRSYAYENGGLPTNERLEFLGDSVLGLVVTDTLYTTHPDLPEGQLAKLRAAVVNSRALAEVSRGLELGSFIRLGRGEEGTGGRDKASILADTLEAVIGAVYLDQGLDAASELVHRLFDPLIDRSSNLGAGLDWKTSLQELTAAEGLGVPEYLVTETGPDHEKTFTAAARVGGISYGTGVGRSKKEAEQQAAESAWRGISTAPGEQTSAAAGSTAAPAEDDGTPTPADPDA; encoded by the coding sequence ATGTCTGAGCTGTCCAACGCTGAGAAGCAGGCAGACAGTAAGAACGCGGCCTCGTCCCACGTGCTTCTGGAAGGGCGGCTCGGGTATCGACTCGAGTCCGCCCTTCTGGTGCGTGCGCTGACCCACCGCTCGTACGCGTACGAGAACGGCGGTCTGCCCACCAACGAACGCCTGGAGTTCCTCGGGGACTCCGTGCTGGGCCTGGTGGTCACGGACACGCTGTACACGACCCACCCCGACCTGCCGGAAGGCCAACTGGCCAAACTGCGGGCCGCGGTAGTCAACTCGCGCGCACTTGCCGAAGTCAGCCGCGGGCTCGAGCTCGGCTCCTTCATCCGGCTCGGCCGGGGCGAAGAGGGCACGGGCGGCCGGGACAAGGCCTCCATCCTCGCCGACACCCTTGAAGCGGTGATCGGCGCGGTCTACCTCGACCAGGGTCTCGACGCGGCCTCGGAGCTGGTTCACCGGCTCTTCGACCCGCTCATCGACAGGTCCTCGAACCTCGGTGCCGGCCTGGACTGGAAGACCAGTCTCCAGGAGCTCACGGCCGCCGAAGGTCTCGGGGTGCCCGAATACCTGGTCACCGAGACCGGCCCGGACCACGAGAAGACCTTCACCGCCGCCGCGCGCGTCGGTGGGATCTCTTATGGCACCGGTGTCGGGCGCAGCAAGAAGGAAGCGGAACAGCAGGCGGCCGAGTCCGCGTGGCGCGGTATCAGTACCGCGCCGGGCGAGCAGACTTCGGCGGCTGCCGGATCCACGGCCGCTCCGGCCGAGGACGACGGGACGCCGACTCCCGCCGACCCGGACGCCTGA
- the rpmF gene encoding 50S ribosomal protein L32: MAVPKRKMSRSNTRHRRSQWKAAVPTLVSCERCQEPKLQHIACPSCGTYNKRQVLEV, from the coding sequence GTGGCTGTTCCGAAGCGGAAGATGTCGCGCAGCAACACGCGCCACCGCCGGTCGCAGTGGAAGGCTGCGGTCCCCACCCTGGTTTCGTGTGAGCGTTGCCAGGAGCCGAAGCTCCAGCACATTGCGTGCCCGAGCTGCGGCACCTACAACAAGCGCCAGGTCCTCGAGGTCTGA
- a CDS encoding YceD family protein, with protein sequence MKAGTALNTHLDHRNPLVFDTHELGRRPGAMLRLSREIAAPADLGLAGVIGVPQGNKLNLKLRLESVMEGVLVTGTVRGWATGECVRCLEAVERELKAEFQEMFSYPDADDRIRSKAEPADDAEDDEDTLFLEDGLFDLESVLRDVVVLALPLQPVCREDCLGLCPDCGLSLNDDPDHHHDAVDIRWAALQGLVTDQGVEKDNMSGTASDGVQGAAEKQEK encoded by the coding sequence GTGAAAGCGGGAACAGCCCTGAACACCCACCTCGACCACCGCAACCCTCTCGTGTTCGACACGCACGAGCTGGGTCGGCGTCCTGGTGCCATGCTGCGGCTGTCCCGTGAGATCGCGGCGCCGGCGGACCTCGGTCTCGCAGGTGTCATCGGAGTGCCCCAGGGCAACAAGCTGAATCTCAAGCTCCGCCTGGAGTCGGTCATGGAAGGGGTGCTTGTCACAGGCACCGTCCGTGGCTGGGCGACCGGGGAGTGCGTAAGGTGTCTGGAGGCCGTCGAGCGCGAGCTCAAGGCGGAGTTCCAGGAGATGTTCTCGTACCCTGACGCCGACGACCGGATCCGCTCCAAGGCGGAGCCGGCCGACGACGCCGAGGACGACGAGGACACACTCTTTCTCGAGGACGGCTTGTTCGACCTCGAATCCGTGCTGCGCGATGTGGTGGTGCTCGCACTGCCGCTGCAGCCGGTGTGCCGGGAGGATTGTCTCGGACTGTGCCCCGATTGCGGGCTCAGCCTGAACGACGACCCGGACCACCATCATGACGCCGTCGACATCCGTTGGGCGGCACTGCAGGGACTCGTCACCGATCAGGGCGTCGAGAAGGACAATATGAGCGGCACTGCCTCCGACGGAGTTCAGGGCGCCGCCGAGAAGCAGGAGAAGTAG
- a CDS encoding cell division initiation protein produces the protein MDVQKKLDEIVAAVGSARSMPMSASCVINRAELLALLEEVRGALPGSLAQAQELIGGREQMVEEARREADRIIESAHAQRGSLVSDTEVARRSQDEADRILAEARREADEVKAEADDYVDSKLANFEVVLTKTIGSVDRGREKLLGRGAGLDEQGYPDAEAPERSHDPETQRQQADAYVDTKLATFEAVLSKTLEAVGRGRQKLLGRVATDDLGAHMAAQDAVGSNQSRSSSDADFLAGLAEPQAPLIPAQAQPEPQPSYDAYAYQQPVQQDAYAAYQDPYAGYQQPQQQPDPYAVSYEQQQPDPYGGYQQQPVQDQQAALDETSFFDTSMINLDQLRQYEQGR, from the coding sequence ATGGACGTGCAGAAGAAGCTCGACGAGATCGTCGCGGCCGTCGGCAGCGCCCGGTCCATGCCCATGTCGGCCTCGTGCGTGATCAACCGCGCCGAGCTGCTCGCCCTGCTCGAAGAGGTGCGGGGCGCCCTGCCGGGCTCGCTCGCCCAGGCCCAGGAGCTCATCGGCGGCCGGGAGCAGATGGTCGAGGAGGCCCGCCGCGAGGCCGACCGGATCATCGAGTCGGCGCACGCCCAGCGCGGTTCGCTGGTCTCCGACACCGAGGTCGCGCGGCGCTCCCAGGACGAGGCGGACCGGATCCTGGCGGAGGCCCGCCGGGAGGCGGACGAGGTCAAGGCCGAGGCCGACGACTACGTCGACAGCAAGCTCGCGAACTTCGAGGTCGTGCTCACCAAGACGATCGGTTCGGTGGACCGGGGCCGCGAGAAGCTGCTGGGCCGCGGGGCCGGGCTCGACGAGCAGGGCTACCCCGACGCCGAGGCGCCCGAGCGCAGCCACGACCCGGAGACGCAGCGGCAGCAGGCGGACGCGTACGTGGACACCAAGCTGGCCACCTTCGAAGCGGTGCTCTCCAAGACCCTCGAGGCCGTCGGCCGGGGCCGCCAGAAGCTGCTGGGCCGCGTGGCCACCGACGACCTCGGCGCGCACATGGCCGCCCAGGACGCCGTCGGCTCCAACCAGTCGCGCTCCTCCAGCGACGCGGACTTCCTGGCCGGGCTGGCCGAGCCGCAGGCGCCGCTGATCCCCGCACAGGCGCAGCCGGAGCCGCAGCCCTCGTACGACGCGTATGCCTACCAGCAGCCCGTCCAGCAGGACGCGTACGCCGCCTACCAGGACCCCTATGCCGGCTACCAGCAGCCCCAGCAGCAGCCCGACCCGTACGCGGTCTCGTACGAGCAGCAGCAGCCCGACCCCTACGGCGGCTACCAGCAGCAGCCCGTCCAGGACCAGCAGGCGGCCCTGGACGAGACCAGCTTCTTCGACACGAGCATGATCAATCTGGACCAGCTGCGCCAGTACGAGCAGGGGCGCTGA
- the coaD gene encoding pantetheine-phosphate adenylyltransferase, giving the protein MRRAVCPGSFDPITNGHLDIIGRASRLYDVVHVAVMINQSKQGLFTVEERIELIREATAGYGNIVVESFHGLLVDFCKQREIPAIVKGLRAVSDFDYELQMAQMNMGLSGVETLFVPTNPTYSFLSSSLVKEVAAWGGDVAHLLPAHVHAALLERLPRR; this is encoded by the coding sequence TTGCGCCGCGCCGTCTGTCCGGGGTCGTTCGACCCCATCACCAACGGACACCTCGACATCATCGGCAGGGCCTCGCGGCTCTACGACGTGGTCCACGTCGCCGTGATGATCAACCAGTCCAAGCAGGGTCTCTTCACCGTCGAGGAGCGGATCGAGCTGATCCGCGAGGCCACCGCCGGCTACGGCAACATCGTGGTCGAGTCCTTCCACGGACTCCTCGTCGACTTCTGCAAGCAGCGGGAGATCCCGGCCATCGTCAAGGGTCTGCGCGCCGTCAGCGACTTCGACTACGAGCTGCAGATGGCCCAGATGAACATGGGCCTGTCGGGCGTCGAGACGCTCTTCGTCCCGACCAACCCCACCTACAGCTTCCTGTCCTCCTCCCTGGTCAAGGAAGTGGCGGCCTGGGGCGGCGACGTCGCCCACCTGCTGCCCGCGCACGTGCACGCCGCGCTGCTGGAGCGGCTGCCCCGGCGCTGA